The following DNA comes from Noviherbaspirillum sp. L7-7A.
TCGACAAGCTCGGCGCCACCGAAGAGCAGCTCGACTTCCCGGTCGTGTTCGCCTCGGCCCTGAACGGCTACGCCAGCCTCGACTCGGAAGTGCGCGAAGGCGACATGAAGCCGCTGTTCGACGCCGTGCTGCAGCACGTTCCCGTGCGCGACGACGATCCGGACGGCCCGCTGCAGCTGCAGATTTCCTCGCTCGACTATTCCTCCTACGTGGGCAAGATCGGCATCGGCCGCATCACCCGCGGCCGCGTCAAGGCGCTGCAGGACGTGATCATCATGAACGGCCCGGACAGCACGCCGCAGAAGGCGCGCATCAACCAGGTGCTGAACTTCAAGGGCCTGGAGCGCGTGCTGGTCGACGAAGCCGTCGCCGGCGACATCGTGCTGATCAACGGCATCGAGGAACTGGGCATCGGCACCACCGTCTGCGCGCCGGACACCCCGGATGCGCTGCCGATGCTGAAGGTCGACGAGCCGACGCTGACCATGAACTTCATGGTCAACAGCTCGCCGCTGGCCGGCCGGGAAGGCAAGTTCGTCACCAGCCGCCAGCTGCGTGACCGCCTGGATCGTGAGCTGAAGGCCAACGTTGCGCTGCGCGTTTCGCCGACCGACGACGACACCGTGTTTGAAGTATCGGGCCGCGGCGAACTGCACCTGACCATCCTGATCGAGAACATGCGCCGTGAAGGCTACGAGCTGGCCGTGTCGCGTCCGCGCGTGGTGTTCAAGATGGTCGATGGCGTGCGCCACGAGCCGTTCGAGCTGCTGTCGGTGGACGTCGAGGAAAACCACCAGGGGGGCGTGATGGAAGAACTGGGCCGCCGTCGTGGCGACCTGCAGGACATGCAGCCGGACGGCAAGGGCCGTGTCCGCCTGGAATACAAGATCCCGGCACGTGGCCTGATCGGCTTCCAGGGCGAATTCATGACCCTGACCCGCGGCACTGGCCTGATGAGCCACATCTTCGACGAATACGCAGCGGTCGACAGCTCCAAGGGCGAAATGGTTGGCCGTCGCAACGGCGTGCTGATCTCGCAGGACGACGGCGCCGCCGTGGCCTATGCGCTGTGGAAGCTGCAGGATCGCGGCCGCATGTTCGTGGTCCACAACGACCCGGTGTACGAGGGCATGATCATCGGCATCCACTCCCGCGACAACGACCTCGTGGTCAACCCGATCAAGGGCAAGCAGCTGACCAACGTGCGCGCTTCCGGCACGGACGAAGCGGTGCGCCTGGTGCCGCCGGTCCAGCTGTCGCTGGAATACGCGGTGGAATTCATCGAGGACGACGAGCTGGTGGAAATTACCCCCAAGAGCATCCGCCTGCGCAAGCGCTACCTGAAGGAACACGAGCGCAAGAAGGCGTCGCGCGAAGCAGCATAAGAAACAGGCCGAACTAGCGTCCGGCCACGGCCCGCGGAATACCGAATGCATGCATCCCGGGTTCCGCGGGCTTTTTTTTGATGACTTTCTGGCGTGGCGGCACGACCAGTGCCGCGCAGTGAAACAGTGTTTCGCAAAACTGGCGAATGTGCTAACGTCATCCCACCATTTCAAGCAGAGCCGCCTGCCAACCGGCGCGATGCGGCCTTTCCAGATCATGAGCACTTCCTCACTTCCCGTCACCGACGACAGCCTCGACCCGGCGGACGACAGCGTCCGCCTTGGCGAGGACCGCTATTACATCACCGCACTGGCACGCGGTCTCGAGGTGCTTTCCTGCTTCCGTTCCGGCGACAGGTCGCTGTCGAACCAGCAGATCGCCGAACGCTGCGGCCTGCCCAAGTCCACCGTCACCCGCATTACCTACACCCTGACCAAGCTTGGCTACCTGGTGCAGCTGCCGGACGGCGGCCGGTTCGCGCTGGGCAATGCCACGCTGGCGCTGGGCAGCGCTACCCTGGCGCGGATGGACGTGCGCCAGCTGGCGCGGCCGCTGATGCAGGAACTGGCCGAGTTCTCCGGCGCCACCGTCGCCATTGCGGTGCGCGACAAGCTGTCCATGATTTACGTCGAGGTGTCGCACAGCACGGCAGCGCTGGCGCTGACGCTGCAGGTGGGTTCGCGCATTCCGCTGGCGACCTCGGCGATCGGCCGCGCCTATATGGCGCGTGCCAGCGAGCAGGAACGGGAAGAGATACTGAACCGCGCCCGCGAGCTGGACGACCAGGCCTATGCGAATGTGGTGACTGGCCTTGAGCGAGCCCTGGCCGACGACCGGGAATATGGCTGCGCCACGTCCTTCGGCGACTGGCAGAAGCATGTCAATGGCATTGCTGTGGGTTTTCGCCCGGTCAGCGGCAATTCGGCGATGGCCATCAACTGCGGCGGGCCATCGACCACGCTGTCGCAGGAATTCCTGCTCAACGAGGTGCGGCCAAGGCTTCTGGAGCTGGCGCAGCGGCTGGAAGTAAGCGCGGTGCGCTGATGTCCGGTTCGTTTTTGCAATTGCCCTAAGTCCGCGGTCTCCGTACAATTGCGCCGTTCTGGTGCCCGCGGACCTGCCCAGGTCCGCAGTTAAACGGGAAACACGAAGTCCGCGCCGTCCTTTCACGGCGCGTGTCCAGCGTGTGCTGCCCCCGCAACGGTAAAGCAAGCGCCGCAGCAATGCGGCTGGCCTTATTCAAAACCACTGTGCAAAGAGCGTTATTGGCCTGACCAGCTTGTCGACACCGGCCAAATTGGCCCCGGCACTGCGTTGCGACTTCTCGCCGTAGCCCCGCTACGACTCGTCGCCGCGCCTTGTTCCGGGGGCAATTTGGCTCGGTCTCGCCTAAGCCAGTCAAGCCGACAACGCTCTACGGTATGGGAAGGTGAAAGGTCGGTCTTGTCAGCCCGGATACCGGCCAGAACAGGTGGAAGCAGTCCATGCGACTGCACGGCCGAAGGCAAGCACCGTCCTTCCGTCGCGCAGGCTCCGGCCCTGTCTTCCGTTCCATCCGGCCCGCGGGGAAGCAGGCCGGTTGCCCTTTCGCACTCCAAACATGACTTCGACTCGTACTCCGG
Coding sequences within:
- the typA gene encoding translational GTPase TypA, with product MSNTKRAIRNIAIIAHVDHGKTTLVDQLLRQSGTFRENQHVDARVMDSNDLEKERGITILAKNCAVEYEGTHINIVDTPGHADFGGEVERVLSMVDSVLLLVDAVEGPMPQTRFVTRKALALGLKPIVVVNKIDRPGARPDWVINATFELFDKLGATEEQLDFPVVFASALNGYASLDSEVREGDMKPLFDAVLQHVPVRDDDPDGPLQLQISSLDYSSYVGKIGIGRITRGRVKALQDVIIMNGPDSTPQKARINQVLNFKGLERVLVDEAVAGDIVLINGIEELGIGTTVCAPDTPDALPMLKVDEPTLTMNFMVNSSPLAGREGKFVTSRQLRDRLDRELKANVALRVSPTDDDTVFEVSGRGELHLTILIENMRREGYELAVSRPRVVFKMVDGVRHEPFELLSVDVEENHQGGVMEELGRRRGDLQDMQPDGKGRVRLEYKIPARGLIGFQGEFMTLTRGTGLMSHIFDEYAAVDSSKGEMVGRRNGVLISQDDGAAVAYALWKLQDRGRMFVVHNDPVYEGMIIGIHSRDNDLVVNPIKGKQLTNVRASGTDEAVRLVPPVQLSLEYAVEFIEDDELVEITPKSIRLRKRYLKEHERKKASREAA
- a CDS encoding IclR family transcriptional regulator, which encodes MSTSSLPVTDDSLDPADDSVRLGEDRYYITALARGLEVLSCFRSGDRSLSNQQIAERCGLPKSTVTRITYTLTKLGYLVQLPDGGRFALGNATLALGSATLARMDVRQLARPLMQELAEFSGATVAIAVRDKLSMIYVEVSHSTAALALTLQVGSRIPLATSAIGRAYMARASEQEREEILNRARELDDQAYANVVTGLERALADDREYGCATSFGDWQKHVNGIAVGFRPVSGNSAMAINCGGPSTTLSQEFLLNEVRPRLLELAQRLEVSAVR